ACGTCGTCTCCCCGGCCTCGTCCGCGTCGTCCCGCGTGAGCACCGCGATGGAGAGACTCTGATTCGAGATGTGCGGGAAGGGGTGGGCGGGGTCGAACGTCAGCGGCGTGAGCGTCGGCAGGACGTCGGACTCGAAGTAGTCGTCGAGGCGCTCCCGTTCGGACGGCGCGACGTCCTCGTACCCGACGACGTCGATGCCGGCGTCCGCGAGCACGCCGTCGCGCACGCGCTGCCAGCAGGCCGCCTGCGCCTCGAAGAGCTCGTCCGCGGTCTCGATGGCCGCGCGCCACTGCTCCGTCGGCGTCATCCCGTCCACCGTCGGGTCGTCGACACCCGCCTCGATCTGCTGTTTCAGCCCGCCGATGCGCTTCATGAAGAACTCGTCGAGGTTCTGCGTCAGAATCGCGAGGAACTTCACGCGCTCCAGGACGGGGTTCCGGTCGTCCGTCGCCTCCGCGAGGACGCGTCGCTGGAAGGCGAGTTCGGCCAGCTCCCGATTCAGGTAGTACGATTCGTCGTCGAGGTCGGATGTGTCTCTCTCAGTGGTCATAGCTCCCCCCTGGCCGCGACCGCTCCGCGTTGCTTCGGCCGGTTCAGGCGACCGTCGGCGGCGTCACGACCTTCGACGCGCTCCGGTCCTCGTGGACCTCCGACGGGCGGATGGCGAGGTAGGAGTCGTCGCGGAGGTCGTACGCCGTGAGCGACCCGCCGTAGACGCAGCCCGTGTCCAGCCCGACGGCCGAATCGAGGTCGACGGGCTCGTCGTGGACGGTGTGCCCGAAGAAGACGCGGGCGTCCCCCTCGTACGCCTCGTACCAGAACGGGCCGTCGTAGCCGTCGCCGTTCGGCGACCGCATGTTGAGCAGGTCGTCGATAGCGTGGTCGGCGAGCGGGCGCGTCGGGTCGACGCCGCCGTGCACGACCATCCCGCCGTCCCACGTCACCACGACCGGGAGCGACTCGAAGAACTCGCGGTCGCCCGGCCGCAGCCAGTCGGGGTCTTTCCGCCCCTCGATGATCTTCTGCTCGTTGTTCCCGCGGACGCTCACGAGCCGGTCGTCGCCGCGGACGCG
This sequence is a window from Halocalculus aciditolerans. Protein-coding genes within it:
- a CDS encoding metallophosphoesterase, coding for MSTHTFHDAVAPHHRRIDIDAYDDVYVVGDVHGCRAELDRLLDRLALGPSDLVLFVGDLVRKGPDNTGVVDRVRGDDRLVSVRGNNEQKIIEGRKDPDWLRPGDREFFESLPVVVTWDGGMVVHGGVDPTRPLADHAIDDLLNMRSPNGDGYDGPFWYEAYEGDARVFFGHTVHDEPVDLDSAVGLDTGCVYGGSLTAYDLRDDSYLAIRPSEVHEDRSASKVVTPPTVA